Proteins co-encoded in one Balneolaceae bacterium genomic window:
- a CDS encoding amino acid permease — MAEQSGFKRNVGLFMAVMIGIGAMMGPGIFALPSEVAGSAGPLGILAYLFMGGLTLFTAFSYSELGAAIPIAGGGYSFTSRTLPRPVAFLTGWFFWIGNTLACALYAVIFALTIKTYFFPEISVIAVVIATTAVFTVSNLFGQAEALKFITIMNIIELIILIGVGILGAFQVEPANLEPFAPMGYGPLIPTMGLIYISYVGFDLITVAAEEIIEPAKNIPRAIFITLGSGIAIYVLLLWVMMGVVNYSELAETSTPFIFISDYLFGTWGRWAGILATIMASLSAFSVTLGASSRVLFALGRDGHFPSIFARLHKKYKTPHISLFVCAGLVAILGASGIVRLLASASSFGYLIAIGIVNYAVIALHQKMPNLRKPFKVILYPVVPIIGIISCWFFVPTLDPQSLALGGVLTVIGGILYLFQPQNREEFSQIPSYLRTLKIKFQAYWRPHMNILIIGGGNLGTNIADRLLKQDEFRMVFRSAEYQITFIEQDDEHCERLEKRYNVPIFQGDGTKQELLEQVEPQKMDVAIAATNNDERNSIIALQAKRLGIKRVIAIARDPDYVSLLEDSGIVCISAPYATSAMVENYLDRPVMADLFEIEGGVANLIDVEVPENGNVVSLEIQEIDIPEQCVVAAIIRDDEFVVPRGNTIIQKNDHIVVVGSEGAIGKAHKVFSAAKE, encoded by the coding sequence ATGGCAGAACAGTCCGGATTCAAACGCAATGTTGGTCTTTTTATGGCGGTGATGATCGGCATCGGTGCCATGATGGGACCGGGTATTTTTGCACTTCCCAGCGAGGTAGCCGGTTCTGCCGGTCCACTGGGTATTTTGGCTTATCTGTTCATGGGTGGCTTAACTCTCTTCACAGCATTCAGCTACAGCGAACTTGGTGCGGCCATTCCAATTGCCGGTGGCGGTTACTCATTTACAAGCCGTACACTCCCGCGTCCTGTTGCCTTTCTTACCGGTTGGTTTTTCTGGATTGGCAACACACTTGCATGTGCGTTGTATGCCGTTATTTTTGCACTGACGATAAAAACTTATTTCTTTCCCGAAATCAGCGTTATTGCTGTGGTTATAGCCACAACTGCTGTTTTTACCGTTTCAAACCTTTTTGGGCAGGCAGAGGCTCTCAAGTTCATTACTATAATGAATATCATTGAGTTGATTATCCTGATCGGTGTCGGTATTCTTGGTGCCTTCCAGGTTGAACCGGCAAACCTTGAACCATTTGCCCCGATGGGTTATGGGCCATTAATCCCTACGATGGGTTTGATATACATATCGTACGTTGGATTTGACTTGATTACGGTTGCTGCCGAAGAGATTATTGAACCTGCAAAAAACATTCCGCGGGCTATTTTCATTACACTTGGAAGCGGAATTGCTATCTATGTACTGCTTTTGTGGGTGATGATGGGTGTTGTTAACTACTCGGAGCTTGCTGAAACGAGCACTCCCTTTATTTTTATCTCGGATTATCTATTCGGAACGTGGGGGCGCTGGGCAGGTATCCTGGCTACGATTATGGCAAGTTTATCGGCTTTTAGTGTAACGTTGGGTGCAAGTTCCAGGGTACTCTTTGCACTGGGACGAGACGGACATTTCCCATCCATATTTGCAAGATTACATAAAAAATATAAAACCCCTCATATTTCGCTGTTCGTTTGTGCAGGTTTGGTTGCTATCCTTGGAGCTTCGGGAATTGTACGTTTACTGGCATCGGCAAGTAGTTTTGGATATCTCATAGCGATCGGTATTGTTAATTATGCCGTTATCGCCCTTCACCAAAAAATGCCCAATCTTCGGAAGCCGTTTAAAGTTATTTTATACCCCGTGGTTCCAATTATAGGTATTATTTCATGCTGGTTTTTTGTGCCTACGCTCGATCCACAGAGCCTGGCATTGGGCGGCGTTTTAACGGTGATTGGCGGAATTCTTTACCTGTTTCAGCCACAAAACCGTGAAGAATTTTCTCAAATCCCCTCGTATTTACGAACTTTAAAAATTAAATTTCAAGCTTATTGGAGGCCTCATATGAACATATTAATTATTGGCGGTGGTAACCTCGGTACAAATATTGCTGATCGCCTGTTAAAACAGGATGAGTTCCGAATGGTATTTCGGTCGGCCGAGTATCAGATTACATTTATTGAACAGGATGATGAACACTGTGAAAGACTTGAAAAGAGATATAACGTGCCCATTTTCCAGGGAGACGGTACCAAACAGGAGCTCCTGGAACAGGTAGAACCTCAAAAAATGGATGTAGCCATTGCGGCTACCAATAACGATGAACGGAACTCTATTATAGCTCTTCAGGCGAAACGCCTGGGCATAAAACGGGTGATTGCAATTGCAAGAGATCCCGATTATGTATCTCTTCTTGAAGACAGCGGAATTGTATGTATCAGCGCTCCTTATGCTACTTCTGCAATGGTTGAAAACTACCTGGATCGTCCGGTCATGGCAGATCTCTTTGAAATAGAAGGTGGAGTAGCGAATCTTATTGATGTAGAAGTACCTGAAAATGGAAATGTGGTTAGCCTGGAGATTCAGGAGATTGATATTCCCGAACAGTGTGTGGTTGCTGCAATTATACGGGACGATGAATTTGTAGTACCGAGGGGAAACACGATCATCCAAAAAAATGATCACATTGTTGTTGTGGGGTCGGAAGGAGCTATAGGAAAAGCGCATAAAGTTTTTTCGGCTGCCAAAGAGTAG
- the leuS gene encoding leucine--tRNA ligase has translation MSSYDPSTIEKKWQQYWQENKTFKTGSDHEKPKYYVLDMFPYPSGSGLHVGHPEGYTATDILARYKRMKGFNVLHPIGWDAFGLPAEQYAVKTGTHPRKTTEKNINRFREQLQMLGFSYDWDREVNTTDPDYYKWTQWIFLKLFEKGLAYEDEKPVNWCPELGTVLANEEVIDGKSEVGGYPVVRRPMRQWVLKITEYAERLLNDLDDLDWPESTKEMQRNWIGKSIGAEIDFPIHEHDEKLRVFTTRPDTLFGATYMVLAPEHHLVDEITTSEQEETVEEYKVEAAQKSDLERQELNKEKTGVFTGAYAINPVNNKEIPIWIADYVLAHYGTGAIMAVPGQDERDWEFAEKFDLPIIRTVEPPEDFDGKAYTGEGPAINSDFLNGLEITDAKTKIIDWMEENGVGKKSVNYKLRDWLFSRQRYWGEPFPIIHVDGEPKAVSDDKLPVELPEVDDYQPTKDGEPPLAKATDWVETTDPETGKKALRETNTMPQWAGSCWYYLRYISPEFDGGPVEQDEENYWMPVDLYVGGSEHSVLHLLYARFWHKVLYDCGIVSTEEPFQRLVHQGMILGEMEYTAYEKDGKIISADEVEDGDDVTRKPLDEADVEKKGDRHVMKGTEITVDAKAHKMSKSRGNVINPDDVVDNYGADSLRLYEMFMGPLEQVKPWSTKGVEGVNRFLNRAWRLFFGEEHEEDVFNVTDNDPSKEQLKVLHEAIQKVSEDIEELRFNTAISALMIFVNEANQWEGGVPRSVAEPFVKLLSPFAPHIAEEIWSKFGHDESLAYEPWPELVEEYLKAESIDMPVQVNGKVRANITVPADKAKDKDFVLGLAKQQENVERYLDGSTIVKEIFVPGRIVNLVVK, from the coding sequence ATGAGTTCGTACGATCCATCAACAATTGAAAAAAAGTGGCAACAGTATTGGCAAGAGAATAAGACATTTAAAACGGGCAGCGATCATGAAAAGCCAAAGTATTACGTTTTGGATATGTTCCCATACCCGAGTGGATCGGGACTCCATGTAGGTCATCCGGAAGGATATACGGCTACAGATATTTTGGCGCGTTACAAACGAATGAAGGGGTTTAATGTGCTTCATCCAATTGGCTGGGATGCATTTGGACTTCCGGCGGAGCAGTACGCTGTTAAAACCGGTACACATCCAAGAAAGACAACTGAAAAGAATATCAACCGATTTCGCGAACAGTTGCAGATGCTGGGCTTTTCGTATGATTGGGATCGCGAAGTGAATACTACAGATCCGGATTACTATAAATGGACACAATGGATATTCCTGAAACTGTTTGAAAAAGGATTAGCGTACGAAGATGAGAAACCGGTCAATTGGTGTCCGGAACTCGGTACGGTACTGGCAAACGAAGAGGTGATTGACGGCAAAAGCGAAGTGGGCGGATATCCGGTCGTCAGACGGCCGATGCGACAGTGGGTATTAAAGATTACAGAATATGCTGAAAGGCTTTTAAATGATCTGGACGATCTCGACTGGCCAGAATCAACTAAAGAGATGCAGCGCAATTGGATTGGTAAGTCCATCGGGGCAGAGATCGATTTCCCGATTCACGAACATGATGAAAAGTTACGTGTTTTTACAACACGCCCTGACACTCTGTTTGGCGCAACTTACATGGTACTTGCACCTGAGCATCATTTAGTAGATGAAATTACAACATCTGAACAAGAGGAAACGGTTGAAGAGTACAAGGTTGAAGCTGCTCAAAAATCTGACCTGGAACGCCAGGAACTTAACAAAGAAAAAACCGGCGTATTTACGGGAGCGTATGCCATCAATCCGGTCAATAATAAAGAGATCCCGATTTGGATTGCCGATTACGTGTTGGCTCATTACGGAACCGGGGCTATTATGGCTGTACCGGGTCAGGATGAACGGGACTGGGAATTTGCTGAGAAATTTGATCTGCCGATCATAAGAACTGTTGAACCGCCTGAAGATTTTGACGGAAAAGCATATACCGGCGAAGGTCCTGCAATAAACAGTGACTTTCTGAACGGGCTGGAAATAACCGATGCAAAAACCAAAATTATTGATTGGATGGAGGAAAATGGCGTCGGCAAAAAGAGTGTGAACTATAAATTGCGCGATTGGCTGTTTTCGCGCCAGCGTTACTGGGGTGAACCATTTCCAATTATTCATGTTGACGGCGAACCAAAAGCGGTCTCCGATGATAAGCTTCCTGTTGAGCTCCCGGAAGTAGATGATTATCAACCCACAAAAGATGGCGAACCACCATTGGCGAAAGCTACCGACTGGGTTGAAACCACGGATCCGGAAACCGGCAAAAAAGCGTTACGGGAGACCAATACTATGCCTCAATGGGCAGGGTCATGCTGGTACTACCTGAGATATATCAGCCCGGAATTTGATGGAGGACCGGTAGAGCAGGATGAGGAAAATTACTGGATGCCGGTGGATCTGTATGTAGGCGGTTCTGAACACTCCGTATTGCATTTACTGTATGCCAGATTCTGGCATAAGGTGTTGTACGATTGCGGGATTGTTTCAACGGAAGAGCCTTTTCAGCGGTTGGTGCATCAGGGTATGATTTTGGGTGAAATGGAATACACGGCTTACGAGAAAGACGGAAAAATCATAAGTGCCGATGAGGTTGAAGATGGAGATGATGTAACCCGAAAACCACTGGATGAAGCCGATGTTGAGAAGAAAGGAGATCGCCATGTGATGAAGGGAACTGAAATCACGGTGGATGCCAAGGCTCACAAAATGTCAAAATCCCGCGGGAATGTAATTAATCCCGATGATGTAGTGGATAATTACGGTGCCGATTCCCTTCGGTTGTACGAGATGTTTATGGGACCGCTGGAACAGGTGAAGCCCTGGAGTACAAAAGGTGTGGAGGGTGTCAACCGATTTTTAAACCGTGCCTGGCGCCTCTTCTTTGGGGAAGAACATGAAGAAGATGTATTTAACGTTACTGACAACGACCCATCTAAAGAGCAACTGAAAGTACTTCATGAGGCTATCCAAAAAGTCTCAGAAGATATTGAGGAACTGCGGTTTAATACGGCAATTTCTGCATTGATGATCTTCGTGAATGAGGCGAATCAGTGGGAGGGAGGCGTGCCTCGATCCGTAGCTGAACCGTTTGTGAAACTGCTCTCACCGTTTGCACCCCACATTGCTGAGGAGATTTGGAGCAAATTTGGTCATGATGAAAGTTTAGCTTATGAACCGTGGCCTGAACTTGTGGAAGAATATCTGAAAGCAGAATCCATTGATATGCCCGTTCAGGTGAACGGAAAAGTGCGCGCCAACATTACGGTTCCGGCAGATAAAGCGAAGGACAAAGACTTTGTTTTAGGACTGGCAAAACAGCAAGAAAATGTGGAGCGCTACTTGGACGGTTCTACAATCGTGAAAGAGATTTTTGTTCCGGGGAGGATTGTGAATTTGGTTGTTAAATAG